From Leptospira yasudae:
GGTTGAAGTAGGTCAAGGAAATTGTAAAAGGAAAGATTTGTCGGAGGTACGACGGTCTTTCCGTAAAATTTTCGCGCCCCGCCCTAGTTGGGTGGGGGGTGTGGCGGTGGGAAAACACGGACGACTTGTCTATAGCAGAAAATTCCCGATCCCGCAAGGCAAATTCATCCTGCTTCGGCGTGGGAACTCCCACAAAACTTCTCACTGTCTCGAAAGAATTTTCACCGTTCTTTCCAAATCATCCCTGTGTTGTTTTAAATCCTTCTTCAGCAAGGCCGGAATTTCCTTCTGTTCTTTCAAAAAACGATTTGTTTTATCGACGAGCGCTTGGTTCGGTTCGACACCTGGAAATAAGATATTTCCAAAAGCGGAAGAAAAATGAGAATCGCGATCCTTATAAATTCCGATCACCGCCGCAAAGTATAAGTCTTCGTATTGCTTCAGCATATCTTCCTGATGATCCCAATAAAAACCTCGCATTCCGTAACGAAGCGTGTCCGTGGAAAGTTTCGTTTTCGCATTCGTGAATTCTTTCCAAGCTTCTGCTTTGGATTTTGCATCGGGATAAGCGACTCTCGCACCGTATGCTTTTTTGGCGCCGAGATCGGAAGTGTCCGCTTTTTCCTCTTGCGCTATCAGATCGAACGCGTCTTTGTTTCCGAACGCCGAAAGACGGGTCAAAATACTCCATCTTCTTTCCTGATCGATTTTAATTCCGGGAATGACAATCGTTCCGTCCAAAAGATCCTTTAGGTAGGAGAGTTGCCCGGGCGTTCTCGAAGTTCCTTCCAGCATTCGATACCACACGATTTTTTCCTCTTCCTTCGTGGATGAATCGTGTAACCCGCGTTTGGCGAGTTCGTTCAGCTTTGTGGACCATTCTTCCCTGTGTTCTTTTTTGAGATAACTCGCGGCGATGGAAGAAGCCTTCGTTAGAATATGACTGCTTCGAACCGCGATGTCCTCTTCGTAAATTCCTTGTGCGAATACCAGTTCCAGAAAATCTTTCGGAGAAATTTCCGCGTCGCGCGTCATCTGCCACAGGGAACCCCAGAGAATTCTCCGCGCAAAACGATCCTTGAGTTTGTTCAAAGAAGTTTTTAAAAGAGCGATCCCGTCCTTCGGAAGATAGGTCTTCGCATACGCATAATCGTTCGTGTTCAATACGACGATCTCCGAAGATCCCGGTTTGTGTTTATAAGGGAGAATCGTTTCTTGTCCCTTGACGACCACCCGGTCCTTCCACGCGACTTCGAACGTGTCGCCATTCAGGGAAAAAATCGTAACTTCCAGCGCGTGCGTTCGAAAGAGACCGTTCTTTTCGGAAGGAAGCTGTCGGATTAACAGATGATCCTCTTTCCATTCGGGAAGAAGCGTATTCACTCCGGTCGTATCCAGCCATTCTTTGCTCCAGCCGCGGATATCGATTCCCGACGTTTCGGACATCGTATCCAAAAAGTCGGTTTGAACCGTATTCGAATTCGCGAATTTCTGAAAGTATTTCCGCATCGCTTTTCGGAAAGAATCCTCTCCGATATAATACATCAACTGCCGAAGGACGGAAGCTCCTTTGGAATAGGAGATCCCGTCGAAATTGCTGATGGCGTCTAACGTGTTTTCCGCGCTTCCGGCTATCGGATGAGTCGTGGACAACTGATCTTCCCGATACGCCCATTCTTCCCGAACATAAAAGTGTTCGAGCGCGTCCGGAAATAATTTCCCGTGCGACATCGCGTAATAGGAAAGGTAATCCGCAAAACTTTCGTTCAACCAAAGATCGTTCCACCATTTCATCGTGACCAGATTTCCGAACCACATATGAACCATCTCGTGATAGATCGTGTTGGCTCTTCCGAGATATTCGGAATAGATCCGGGGACTTCTAAAAATATAATGTTCCGAAAACGTAACCGCCCCCACGTTTTCCATCGCACCCATATTGAATTCGGGCACGAAGATCTGATCGTATTTGGCGTACGGATACGGAAGATCGAAATACGATTCTAAAAACGCAAAGGATTCCTTCGTGATCGCAAACAGATTCTCCGCATCCAAATATTTGGAAAGGGACTTTCTGCATAAAATTCGTAAGGGAATGTTTTTGTATTTATCTTCCCAAACTTCGTACGGTCCTGCGATCAAAGCGAACAAATACGTGGAGAACAAAGCGGTCTTTTGAAACCGAATGGAGATTCTTTCTTTTTGAACTTCTTCTTTGAGAGGAAGAGTGTTGTGAACGTATTTCCATTCCTTCGGACCAACAAGGGAAAGTTCGTACGTCGCTTTAAGATCGGGCTGATCGAAACACGGAAACAATCGGTGCGCTTCGAACGGTTCGAAATCCGTGTGAAGATATTCCGAATTGTCCGAAGGATCTTTGAACTGATGAAATCCCGAACCGCTGTGATTGTAGTCGTTCACATACTTGATCTTGATTTCATTCTTCCCTTGATTCAGCGAATCGCCCGGCAAATCCAAAGAGGAATCGGTTTTGGTGTAACCGGAAAAATCCTTTCCGTTCAGAAGAAATACTTCGATCTTCTTTGTGACAAAGTCCACTTTGAGTTTTCCCTTTCCTTTGCCCGTATAAAAAAAGAGAATCTTCGTTTCTCCCTGATACGTGGACGATCCAGCTTTCAGATCGAGGCGAATTTCGTAGCTGACTTGATTGACGAGGCTTGCTCTTTCAAGAGCTTCCGTTTGTGTGAGTATATTTGGAGCGTCCATGAGGTTTTCCGTTTTTACAAGAACGCGGGCGTTCCGTAAAGGACAAAGAGAACGCCCGAGTCTAAGATTTTTCCAGCAATAAATAATTTACAGAGTGTTTTAAAATTCAATTTTTCGTTCTGAAACGAATTCGCTACAAGGTTCCGGCTCGTTTAAGGGCCGGGTTCTTAAAGAATGTCTTTCAGCTGCATTTTGCGAAGGCGAGGGGCGATTCCGCCCACAAACGCAACCGTCAAAAGGGTCAACGCGCCGCCCGCGACGATGGACTTACGGATTCCGAGCCATTCCGCGGTCACACCGGATTCGAATTCTCCGATTTCGTTCGAAGAACCGATGAAGATATGATTCACCGCGGAAACCCTTCCTCTCATGTGATCGGGTGTATGCATCTGCACGATCGTATGTCGAATCACGACGCTGACCATATCGAACGCACCCGCCGCCGCAAGACAAAGAAACGAAATTCTATAATCGTTAGAAAGTCCGAAAAGAATGATGCTTATACCGAAACCGAACACGCAGGAAAGAAGAATCCAACCAGAATGTTTTTTCGGAGGTCTCGCCGCGATGAAGAACGCGCAAAGAACCGCGCCGACTCCTTGAGCCGAACGAAGAATTCCGAAAATCTCCGGACTTTGACCGAGAATCTTTTCGGTAAACGAAGGAAGAAGGGCGACCGCGCCTCCGAACAATACCGCGAACAAGTCGAGTGAAATCGCTCCGAGAATGATCTGATGCGAAGAAACGAACTTCCATCCGCTGCTCAAACTTTGCCAGATGGTTTCGCTTTCTTCCGGTTTCGGAGGAACCGGTTTTCCTTTTACGAGAAGCATCATCGTTAAACCGAAGGTCATCAGTAAAAGGTCGACCGAATACGCGAAATAAAGACCGGCTACGATCAGCATTCCTCCCGTAAGAGGACCTAAAACCAAAGAAGTCTGCCACGCGATCCCGCTCCAAGTCGCCGAGTTGGGAAACGTTTCCTTATCGACGAGTTGCGTTTGAAACGCGGCCGTCGCCGGATTTAAAAATCCTCTCGCGATTCCGGAAAGAAAGATCACTCCGTAGATCGGATACACTCCGAAATCTCGGAGAATCCAATTCATATTAGGAACTACTAATACAAGGAGGAGAAGGGAACAAATCGACAAAAGGCCGAGCGCGGATGTGATGATTTTTTTTCTCGGAAAAGAATCGATGATCAAACCGGAAAACAACGCCATCGTGATCGAAGGAATCGCTTCCGTAAGTCCGATAAATCCGACGTGCAGGTTGCTTCCCGTGAGATGATACATTTGCCAGCCGACCACGGTGGTTTGAATGCTGATGGAAAGAGTCACCATAAACTTGCCGAAAAGAAAGGAGCGATAATCGGCGACTTTCAGCGCTTGAAAAGGATCGTGTTTAGTTGAAGTTTGAGTCATTCTAGTTTTGGATTGGGTTCTTTATAAAATACATTCCGAGAGCGGCGACCATCATTCCATGATGGAGAATGTTCTCGTCGATCAAACGGGGAACGTTGCGGAGAGGAGTTTCAAAGATTTCGATTTGTTCGCTATCGTCCAGATCCTGATCGTGAAGTTTACGAACGTTTTTCGCAATAAAAGTATGACACCAATTGTTCAGGATCGCGGGGTTTCCCGTAACCTTTCCCAAGTATTCCCATTCGTCGGAGACGTAACCCGTCTCTTCCACCAGTTCGGCTTGCGCCGATTCGAGAAGGGTCGCTTTCTCTGCGATTCCTCCGGGGATTTCCAAACTGAAACGATGAATGCCGTGTCTGTATTGGTCGATGAGAAGAATTTTGTCGTCCGGTGTAAGAGCGATCACGTTGACCCAATCCAATGATTCCAAGTGAAAAAAGTCCCTCGAAACTTTTCGGTCGGGGGAAGTGGTATGCCAGGAAACGAGTTTGAAAATCGGGGTTTGGATCAAATCTTTTCGATCGTTTTTGGACCAAAGATTTGCGAGAGGATCGTATTCTTCCGGGTTAAAAGGTTTCATTCGCATCTCCATTCTTTCCGAACCTGTTTTTTTATCCAAGAGAGAATTCCGACCGATCGCCAGTGGACGGAACTCCGGCCGACGAAACTAGTTTTGAGATTTTCAGTTGTACAGGATTGACAGAATCTTTCCCACTCTAATTATGTCACATGTCCCATGAAGCTCAATCCTGAACAGGAAAAAGCGGTTCGCCACGTAGACGGACCGATTCTCATCTTTGCCGGCGCAGGCTCCGGAAAAACGCGCGTGATCTCCAACCGGATCGCGCATTTGATCGAAAACGCGGGAGTTCCCGCGGGAAAAATCGTCGCCTTATCCTTTACGAATAAGAGCGCGCGGGAAATGGAAGAGCGCGTTCGCAAAATGATTCCGCGGCAAAAGCTCAAAGGAATCGTATTGTCCACGTTTCACTCTCTCGGACTCAATATTCTCAAAAAACACATCGGACTTTTGGGATACAAACATCCGTTTCTTTTGATGAACCAAAACGATCAGGAAGGGTTCGTAACTACATTATTAATCGCTAATAAAGTAGAATTGAAAAAAGCGAAAGTCTCCGAGGTTCTCGGAAAAATTTCGAGAATCAAAAACTCGGGACCGGCGTACAGGGAATATCTGGATTCTTCCTTGGTCGAATCGGATCAGATCGCAAATCTTATCTTCGACAGTTATCAGACTTCTCTCAAAGAACAGAATTCCCTCGACTTCGACGATCTCATTCTTTTGCCCGGAGTGCTTCTCCGCGACTTCCCGGAAGTAAGGGAAGAATATCATAAGAAGTATCAATACTTCATGGTCGACGAGTTTCAGGACACGAATCAGACGCAGTATGTTTTTCTAAGGGCGCTGATGGGGGAGAATCGAAATCTTTGCGTGGTCGGAGACGACGACCAATCCATCTATGCGTTCCGAGGATCGGACTTAAGTTTGATTCTCGGATTCGAAAACGATTTCCCCGAAGCGAACGTTGTGCGTCTTTTGGAAAATTACCGATCGACTCAGGTCATCATCCAAGGCGCGAATTCGCTTATCAAAAACAATCTTTCGAGAAGATCGAAGGAATTGTTCTCCTCTATTCCCGGCGGAAGAAAGATCCGTTACATCGAGCGGATGGATGAGAAGGACGAAGCGGCCTACGTGGTCGATTGTATCCGCGACGAAATCATCAAGGACGCGAGAGTCGGAAGTCAGATCGCGATTCTTTTCAGAACGAATTTTCAAACGCGTCCTTTCGAAGAGGAACTCAGAAGCAGATCGATTCCGTATAAACTCGTGGGGGGATATAACTTTTTCGATCGAAAGGAAGTCCGCGATATGATTTCGTACATCCGTCTGATCGCGAACACGAGAGACGACGCTTCTTTATTAAGAATTTTGAATTATCCGAAGCGCGGGATCGGACCGGGAAGCATTTCTCTGATCCACGAAAAGGCCGCGCAGATGGGAGAATCCTTATACGAGATTCTTTTCCGGGTCTGCGAGTCCCCCGATTTCATTCCGGGCCTGCAGAAAAAGATCCAATCCGAAATTTACAACTTCGTAAATCTGATCGAGCGGACTAAAAAGAAATTCTCGACGGCGCCGAAGATGTATTTTGCGTTCCGCGAATTCATCCAAGACGTGGGAATCGAAAAGGAAATTCTTCTCGAGGAAAAAGACGAGAAGGTCGCGAAGGCGCGGTCCTTCAACCTTTCCGAACTCGTAAACATGATGTCTTACTTTGAGGAGAATCACGATTCTCCCGAAAAACCGACCCTGTTCGATTTTATCAACCGGCTCAATTTGCTTATGGAGGACGAGACTCCTTCCGAAGATGATAAGGAAGACAATCGGATCCAGCTGCTCACGATTCATCAATCGAAGGGATTGGAATTCGATTCCGTTTATGTCGCAGGAATGGAAGAAGGAATTCTTCCCAACTCTCGGGTGTTAACCGAAGAATCCTCCGTGGACGAGGAGAGGCGTTTGCTCTACGTGGCTATGACCCGCGCCAAGAAGCATTTATGCTTGACAGGGGCCGCAAATCGACGCAAATTTGGGGAGCAAATGGCTACCCAGGCCTCCCGGTTCCTTACGGAAATCGATTCGGAGACTATGGACTGGGTTTCCAATGATGAGGTTCGGCAACAGGAGACGGAAGACTTCTTCGCCGAGCTGGAAAAATTGAAAACAGGATCGTAGGCATGACTTTATACAAAAAAATACTGACTCTGGTGATCATTCTCCTTCTTTCCGCTTGTGCGAGCGGTCAGAAATCCGTGGATTCGGGCCTTTCTCAAGAATCCGCAGTTCGCTCGAAAATTCAAGGAATCGATTCTCAACTATCCGTTTCCAATTTGGACGAAAAAAAACGTTCGTCCTTACTCATGGAAAAAGCAAAATTACTGCTTCAAATCGAATCCTATAAAGAAGCTTCCATCGTTTTAAAACAAATCCAAAGCTCCAAAGAAGGAAAGGGTCTGGAACACTTAGACCATTACCTCGGAACCGCTTATCTCGGAATCAACGACACGGAAAACGCGATCGTTCACTTCCGGAAATCCGAGTCCTTGGATAAGAATTACGAGTCCACCACCCGTAAGAAAATGTATGCAAAAGCCCTCTACCAAGAGGAGAAATACGGTCTTGCACTGGGAATTTTGGGACGCGCTTCCAGAGAAAAGGACTTTGAAAAAGACATTCTCTTTTACGAAACCGTAGCCAACAGCTTTATGCGGATCAAGGAATTCAAAAGATGTCAGATGGTTCTGGAAGAGGGTCTTCAGAAATTTCCGGAGAGTCCGGTTCTGAAGGAAATTCAGGAACAACTTTCTCAGGTTCTTCCAAGATAACTCGCCCCGACTTCAAATTCAGCTTAGCAAACAGGGTTCTACAAAAGATCAAAACGTTAGAACCCGTTGATCTCGTCCGCTTTCTCGGTTCCTTCTTTACATTCTTAAAAGAAAACAAAAGAACCCGGATCATTCTCATCTCCTTTTTGATCGTCGTCGGAGTTCACGCGATCGTAGTCGAATCGGTCGGCTATTACGTTCGGAATTATCTTTTGGATCTTCGAGGTTTGAAGGAACTTTCCAGAAACTTCATCAACAAAGAACTCGGACGCGCGGTGACTCTCGGAGTCGTGGAATACGATTTTCCGAATGCGGTCGTATTCGAGGACTTTCGGATTTCTTCCGAAGAGGATTTCGCACTCAATCACATTCTCTTTCGAACGAACAAGATCCAATTTAAGCTCGGCGGATTGTGGAGAGGACAACCGTATATCCGCGGAATCGTAGTCAAAGACTCGGCGATCAATATCGATCTGCAGGATCAGATCGCAGGAGAATTGATCGGTTATATCCAAAAGATCAACATTCCCGAAATCCGGTTGATGAACACCACGATCACGATCTCTCGCGGCGGAGAAGAGGTTTTGAACGCGCTGAAAGGCATCGATATCGTGATCACCAAACGGCCCGAAGGCGTAACCGTTGCGGTCAGCGATTCGTTGTTTCCTTTGCCGTATTCCCGTTTTATTCAAGGAAGTTTCGAGACTCAGTTCGATTCTCCCGAATCGAAAAGCAAATTCCGTTTTCAGAACGTAAAAGCGGAAAAGATCCGCGGAGTGTATTCTCTCTTCGGAAGAATGGCTCCGAG
This genomic window contains:
- a CDS encoding MFS transporter, with translation MTQTSTKHDPFQALKVADYRSFLFGKFMVTLSISIQTTVVGWQMYHLTGSNLHVGFIGLTEAIPSITMALFSGLIIDSFPRKKIITSALGLLSICSLLLLVLVVPNMNWILRDFGVYPIYGVIFLSGIARGFLNPATAAFQTQLVDKETFPNSATWSGIAWQTSLVLGPLTGGMLIVAGLYFAYSVDLLLMTFGLTMMLLVKGKPVPPKPEESETIWQSLSSGWKFVSSHQIILGAISLDLFAVLFGGAVALLPSFTEKILGQSPEIFGILRSAQGVGAVLCAFFIAARPPKKHSGWILLSCVFGFGISIILFGLSNDYRISFLCLAAAGAFDMVSVVIRHTIVQMHTPDHMRGRVSAVNHIFIGSSNEIGEFESGVTAEWLGIRKSIVAGGALTLLTVAFVGGIAPRLRKMQLKDIL
- the pepN gene encoding aminopeptidase N, producing the protein MDAPNILTQTEALERASLVNQVSYEIRLDLKAGSSTYQGETKILFFYTGKGKGKLKVDFVTKKIEVFLLNGKDFSGYTKTDSSLDLPGDSLNQGKNEIKIKYVNDYNHSGSGFHQFKDPSDNSEYLHTDFEPFEAHRLFPCFDQPDLKATYELSLVGPKEWKYVHNTLPLKEEVQKERISIRFQKTALFSTYLFALIAGPYEVWEDKYKNIPLRILCRKSLSKYLDAENLFAITKESFAFLESYFDLPYPYAKYDQIFVPEFNMGAMENVGAVTFSEHYIFRSPRIYSEYLGRANTIYHEMVHMWFGNLVTMKWWNDLWLNESFADYLSYYAMSHGKLFPDALEHFYVREEWAYREDQLSTTHPIAGSAENTLDAISNFDGISYSKGASVLRQLMYYIGEDSFRKAMRKYFQKFANSNTVQTDFLDTMSETSGIDIRGWSKEWLDTTGVNTLLPEWKEDHLLIRQLPSEKNGLFRTHALEVTIFSLNGDTFEVAWKDRVVVKGQETILPYKHKPGSSEIVVLNTNDYAYAKTYLPKDGIALLKTSLNKLKDRFARRILWGSLWQMTRDAEISPKDFLELVFAQGIYEEDIAVRSSHILTKASSIAASYLKKEHREEWSTKLNELAKRGLHDSSTKEEEKIVWYRMLEGTSRTPGQLSYLKDLLDGTIVIPGIKIDQERRWSILTRLSAFGNKDAFDLIAQEEKADTSDLGAKKAYGARVAYPDAKSKAEAWKEFTNAKTKLSTDTLRYGMRGFYWDHQEDMLKQYEDLYFAAVIGIYKDRDSHFSSAFGNILFPGVEPNQALVDKTNRFLKEQKEIPALLKKDLKQHRDDLERTVKILSRQ
- a CDS encoding NUDIX hydrolase, with the protein product MKPFNPEEYDPLANLWSKNDRKDLIQTPIFKLVSWHTTSPDRKVSRDFFHLESLDWVNVIALTPDDKILLIDQYRHGIHRFSLEIPGGIAEKATLLESAQAELVEETGYVSDEWEYLGKVTGNPAILNNWCHTFIAKNVRKLHDQDLDDSEQIEIFETPLRNVPRLIDENILHHGMMVAALGMYFIKNPIQN
- a CDS encoding tetratricopeptide repeat protein; this translates as MTLYKKILTLVIILLLSACASGQKSVDSGLSQESAVRSKIQGIDSQLSVSNLDEKKRSSLLMEKAKLLLQIESYKEASIVLKQIQSSKEGKGLEHLDHYLGTAYLGINDTENAIVHFRKSESLDKNYESTTRKKMYAKALYQEEKYGLALGILGRASREKDFEKDILFYETVANSFMRIKEFKRCQMVLEEGLQKFPESPVLKEIQEQLSQVLPR
- a CDS encoding ATP-dependent helicase, encoding MKLNPEQEKAVRHVDGPILIFAGAGSGKTRVISNRIAHLIENAGVPAGKIVALSFTNKSAREMEERVRKMIPRQKLKGIVLSTFHSLGLNILKKHIGLLGYKHPFLLMNQNDQEGFVTTLLIANKVELKKAKVSEVLGKISRIKNSGPAYREYLDSSLVESDQIANLIFDSYQTSLKEQNSLDFDDLILLPGVLLRDFPEVREEYHKKYQYFMVDEFQDTNQTQYVFLRALMGENRNLCVVGDDDQSIYAFRGSDLSLILGFENDFPEANVVRLLENYRSTQVIIQGANSLIKNNLSRRSKELFSSIPGGRKIRYIERMDEKDEAAYVVDCIRDEIIKDARVGSQIAILFRTNFQTRPFEEELRSRSIPYKLVGGYNFFDRKEVRDMISYIRLIANTRDDASLLRILNYPKRGIGPGSISLIHEKAAQMGESLYEILFRVCESPDFIPGLQKKIQSEIYNFVNLIERTKKKFSTAPKMYFAFREFIQDVGIEKEILLEEKDEKVAKARSFNLSELVNMMSYFEENHDSPEKPTLFDFINRLNLLMEDETPSEDDKEDNRIQLLTIHQSKGLEFDSVYVAGMEEGILPNSRVLTEESSVDEERRLLYVAMTRAKKHLCLTGAANRRKFGEQMATQASRFLTEIDSETMDWVSNDEVRQQETEDFFAELEKLKTGS